The sequence below is a genomic window from Streptomyces sp. NBC_00582.
ACGCCCTGGTGGAGCGGCTGTACCCGCTCTGCCGGAGCATCACCGGCGACGGTGTGCGTGCCACCCTGGACATCGTCGGCGAGTACATCCCGCTGCAGGTGCACGAGGTGCCGACCGGGACCCAGGTGCTCGACTGGACGGTGCCGCAGGAGTGGAACATCCGGGACGCCTACATCGCCGGCCCGGACGGCAACCGGGTCGTCGACTTCGCCGCGTCCAGCCTGCATGTGCTCGGCTACAGCGTGCCGGTGGCGGCGACCATGCCGCTGACCGAGCTGCGCGAACACCTGCACACCCTGCCGGACCACCCGTCCTGGGTGCCGTACCGCACCAGCTACTACAAGCCGGACTGGGGGTTCTGCCTGGCCCAGGAGACCCTGGACGCGATGCCGGACGGCGAGTACGAGGTGTGCGTCGACTCCACCCTCGCCGACGGCCACCTCACCTACGCCGAGCACGTGGTCCCCGGTCGGGTCCCCGACGAGGTCATCGTCTCCTGCCACGTCTGCCACCCGTCGCTGGCCAACGACAACATGGCGGGCGTCGCGGTGGCGACGTTCCTGGCGCGGGAGCTGGCGCGGCAGACGCCGTACTACACCTACCGGTTCATCTTCGCGCCCGGCACCATCGGGGCGATCACCTGGCTGGCCCGCAACGCGGAAAGGGTCGAGCGGGTCAAGCACGGGCTGGTGCTGGCCTGCGCCGGCGACCCGGGCTCCTTGACCTACAAGCAGAGCAGGCGCGGCGACGCGGAGATCGACCGGGTGCTGCGGCACGTGCTGGCCGCCTCCGAACGCCCGCACCGGGTCACCGAGTTCACTCCGTACGGCTACGACGAGCGGCAGTTCTGCTCGCCCGGGTTCAACCTCGGCGTCGGCTCGCTCACCCGGACCCCGTACGCGGGCTACCCCGAGTACCACACCTCGGCCGACGACCTGGACTTCGTCTCCCCGGAGGCGATGGCGGACACGCTCGCCGTCTGCCGCGAGGCGTTCACCGTCCTCGACCGCAACCGGCGGTACCTCAACCTCAGCCCCTACGGCGAACCCCAGCTGGGCCGGCGCGGCTTGTACGACGCGCTCGGCGGCCGCAGCGACACCAAGCAGGCCCAGATGGCCATGCTCTGGGTGCTCAACCTCTCCGACGGCGAGCACAGTCTGCTGGACGTCGCCGAGCGGTCCGGGCTGCCGTTCGACACCGTCGCCGCCGCTGCCGACGCCCTGCACGGCGCCGGGCTGATCAAGGCGTGACGCCGATGACCACCGAGAAGGAGAATCCGCGGACAACGGCGCCACCGGCCGGATCCGCCAAGCGGGGCCTCGTCGGCCGGCTGTCCTGGGGACTGGCCGACCAGGCGGCCTCCAGCCTGTCCAACTTCGCGGTGGGCATCTACGTGGCCCGCTCGCTGGGGGTGACCGCGTTCGGTGTGTTCAGCCTGGCCTGGGTGACCTACGGCGTGGTGCTCAACGTCTCCCGCGGGCTGGCCACCGACCCGCTCGTGGTGCGCTTCAGCGGCGTGTCCGACGCGTCATGGCGAGGGGCGGTCGTCCGGTCGTCGGGTACCGCGCTCGGCGTCGGCGCCGCCCTCGGCGCGCTGTGTCTGGTGGCCGGGCTGGGTCTCGGCGGCCGCGTGGGGCCCGCGTTCGCCTGCCTCGGCGTCATGCTGCCGGGGCTGCTGCTGCAGGACGCCTGGCGGTTCTCCTTCTTCGCCGCCGGCGCCGGGCGGAAGGCGTTCGTCAACGACCTGGTGTGGGGCATCGCGCTCGTCCCGGCCATGGTCGTGGCGGCCCGGGTGGGCAGCGTGGCCGCGTTCGTGCTCGCCTGGGGCGCGTCCGCCGCGGTGGCCGCCGCGTACGGCTGCCTCCAGTCCGGCATCCGGCCCCGGCCGACCGGGGCGCGCGGGTGGCTTCGCGAGCAGCGCGATCTCGGCTACCGGTACCTGGTCGAGAACGTCAGCCTCAGCGGCGCGAGCCAGCTGCGGGCGTACGGGCTCGGCGCGATCGTCGGGGTCGGCGCGGTGGGTGCGGTACGGGGCGCGGAGCTCCTGATGGGCCCGTTCCTCGCCCTGCTGATGGGGCTGTCCCTGGTCACCGTCCCGGAAGCGGCCCGGGTGCTGCGGCAGGCCCCGGACCGCCTCGGCGCGTTCTGCCTCCGGCTGGGCGGCGGGCAGGCCGCCGCCGCGCTGCTCTGGGGCGGGGCGCTGCTGCTGGTGCCGGACCGGCTCGGCGAGCTGGCGCTGGGCGCGGTCTGGCACACCGCCTCGCAGCTCATCGCGGCGATCACCTTCGGCGTCGCGGGCGCGGGCCTCGGCACGGGCGCGGCGGCCGGGCTGCGCGCGCTCGGCGCGGCCCGGCGCAGCCTGCGCTGCCAGCTGTTCGCCTCCGCCTGCTATGTCGGCGGCGGGCTCGGCGGGGCGGCCCTGGCCGGCACGGTCGGTTCGGCCTGGGGCGCCGCCGCCGCGAACGTCAGCGCCGCGGCCGTGTGGTGGCTGCAGCTGCGGTCCGCCCTGCGCGAGCGCGACCGCAAACCCCTACGTGAAGTGAAGTGAGGACGCCATGACCGCCCATCCCCGGTTGAGCATCGGGCTGCCCGTCTACAACGGCGAGGAGTATCTGGCCGAGTCGCTCGACGCCCTGCTCGGCCAGACCTACGAGGACTTCGAGCTGGTCGTCTCCGACAATGCCTCGACCGACGGGACCGAGGACATCTGCCGCAAGTACGCCGCGCAGGACGCGCGGATCCGGTACATCCGGCTGCCCCGGAACGTGGGAGCCACGCCGAACCACAACTACGTCTTCACCCAGTGCCGCGGCGAGCTGTTCAAGTGGGCCTCGCACGACGACCTGTACGCCCGGGACCTGCTGCGGCGCTGCGTCGAGGCGCTGGACGAGCGGCCGGACGTCGTCCTCGCGCACTCCGGCCAGGCGGTCATCGACGGCGACGGCCAGGTGAAGGTCCCGTACGAGTACGGACTCGCCACCGACTCGCCGCACGCGCCGGAGCGCTTCCGCAGTCTGCTGTTCGAGCCCGGCGGCGACGACTTCTACGGGGTGATGCGGGCCGACATGCTGCGCCGGGTGAGACCGCTCGACAGCTACCACCACGCGGACCGCACGTTCGTCGCCGAGATCGTGCTGCAAGGTCCCTTCCACCAGGTGCCGGAGCTGCTGTACTTCCGCCGCGACCACCCCACCCGCGCCGAGCGGGCGAACCCTTCCAAGCGCTCCCGGTGCGTCAACCTGGACCCGCGCCGGGCCGGGCTGCTGCACCCGACACCCCGGCTGCTCGCCGAGTACGTCTGGGGCTTCGTCTCGGCGATCCGGCGGGCGCCGTTGTCCTCGGCCGACCGGCGCGCGTGCTTCAACCACCTGGCCGCGTGGATGACCAGCCGGGCCCGGCCGGGCACCGGCGAGCGGGTCGAGGACCGCGCCCCGGTCGACCCGGACCGGATCACCGTTTCCGTCGACGCCCTCGTCGCCGGTCGTGAAGGGAGCCAGGCATGACGTCTGCACACAGGACCCCGGTGCGGGTCGGGTTGTTCGGCCTGCTCGGCGCCGGCAACTTCGGCAACGACGGGCAGCTCGAGTCCATGCTCACCTACCTCCGCACCGAGCAGCCGGAGGCGGTCGTGGACGCGTTGTGCAGCGGGCCCGAGGTCGTCGCGGCCCGGTACGGGATTCCCACGACGCGGATGAACTGGTACCGCGGGGAGTACCGGACCGCGTCGCGTCCGGGCGCGATCGCGGCGAAGGGGCTGGGCAAGCTCGTCGACGCCGTCCGTACCGTCGCCTGGGTGCGGCGGCACGACGTGGTGATCGTGCCGGGCGCGGGCGTCCTGGAGGCCACGCTTCCGCTGCGGCCGTGGGGCTTCCCGTACGCGCTGTTCCTCCTCTGCGCGTCCGGCCGGCTGGTGGGTACCCCGGTCGCGCTGGTCGGCGTCGGTGCGGACACGATCGGCCACCGGGCGACCCGGACCCTCGTGCGCTGGTCGGCGAGGCTTGCCGCGTACCGGTCGTTCCGGGACGCCGGGTCGCGGGACGCGATGCGGGCGATGGGCGTGGACACCGCGCGCGACGGGGTCTTCCGGGACCTCGCGTTCGGCCTGCCGACGCCGCGGGCGAGCGAGCCCTCGAACCCGCCGGGCTCGGTCTGTGTCGGCGTCATGGCCTATCACGGCAGCAACGACGACCGCGCCCGGGCCGAGGAGATCCACCGCCGCTACCTCGACGGGACGACCCGGTTCGTCCGCGCGCTGGCCGAGGAGGGCAGGCCGGTCCGGCTGCTCACCGGCGACGAGCTCGACGAGCCGGTGGTCGCCGCGATCCTCGACGCGGTGGACTCGCCGCTGGTCACCACGGCCGAGGCGGCCTCGCTGGACGACGTGATGAAGGAGGTGGCGGCTGCCGACACCGTGGTGGCGACCCGCTTCCACAACCTGGTCTGCGCGCTGAAGGCCGGCACGCCGACGCTCGCGGTCGGCTACTCGGCGAAGAGCGGCGCGCTCATGGAGCAGATGGGACTCGCCGCGTACTGCCACCCGGCCCAAGAAGTCGACGCCGACCGGCTGCTGGAACAGTTCCGGGAGCTGGAGAAGCACTCGGCGGACCTGCGGCGGACGCTCGCCGAGCGGAACCAGGTCGCCGCCCGCCAGATCGAGGCCCAGTTCACCGAGTTGACCGCGGCCCTGTTCCCGGCGACCGGCCACGCCGGGGCCCGTGCCCGGCAGGAGGCTCCATGAAAGCGACCGAAGTCCCGGAGATCGCCGGCGCATACCTGTTCGAGCCGACGCCGTACGCCGACGAACGCGGCTTCTTCTGCCGCACGTTCGACGCCGACGTGGTCCGCTCGGTGGGCCTCGACCCGCACGCCTTCGTCCAGGACAGCGTCTCCCGCTCGGTCCGGGGCGTGCTGCGCGGCCTGCACCTGCGCTCCGGCGCCGGCGAGGCCAAGCTGGTGCGGTGCTCGTACGGGCAGATCTTCGACGTCGTCGTGGACCTGCGGCCCGACTCGCCGACGTACCTGGGCCGGGCCATTTTCGAGCTGTCCGGTGAGACGCAGAAGACCGTTTACATCCCGGCGGGATGCGCGCACGGCTTCCAGGCTCTTACCGAAATCGCAGACACCTCTTACCGTATCGACCGTCAGCACGATCCGACCGAGGACGTGACGATCGCCTTCGACGACCCGGAACTCGCCATTCCCTGGCCGCTGCCGGTCACGTCGATGTCCCAGCGGGACCGCGAGGCGCCGAGCCTCGCCGAGGTCCTGAAGCGCAAGAAAGGGTGAAGTCGGTTGACCACCGAACACACCGAAGAGACCACGGAGCTCCTGCTGCCCCGGTCGCGGGCGGCGAACGAGCGGCTGCACGCCCTGGTCCCCGGGGGCTCGCACACCTACGCCAAGGGCGACGACCAGTATCCCGAGGACCTGGCCCCAGTCATCAGCCACGGCCGCGGTGCCCATGTGTGGGACCTCGACGGCAACCGGTACATCGAGTACGGCTCCGGCCTGCGGTCGGTCAGCCTCGGCCACGCCCATCCACGCGTGGTCGAGGCGGTGCGGCGGGAACTCGACCGCGGCAGCAACTTCGTCCGGCCGTCCGTCGTGGAGGTCGAGGCCGCGGAACGCTTCCTGGCCACGGTGCCGACCGCCGAGATGGTGAAGTTCGCGAAGAACGGCTCCGACGCCACCACCGCCGCGGTGCGCCTCGCCCGCGCCGCCACCGGGCGCCCGCGGGTGGCCCTCTGCGCCGACCATCCGTTCTTCTCCACCGACGACTGGTTCATCGGCACCACACCGATGTCCGCCGGAATTCCGGCGGCGACCACCGAGCTCATCACGGCGTTCCCCTACGGGGACCTGGCCGCCACGGAGAAGCTGCTCATCCGGTACCAGGACGAGGTCGCCTGTCTGATCCTCGAACCCGCCACCCAGGCCGAGCCGCCGCCGGGCTACCTCGCGGGTCTGCGCGAGCTGGCCGACCGGCACGGCTGCGTCCTGATCTTCGACGAGATGATCACCGGTTTCCGCTGGTCCGAGGCGGGTGCCCAGGGCCTGTACGGCGTCGTCCCCGACCTCTCCACGTTCGGCAAGGCGCTGGGCAACGGGTTCGCGGTCTCCGCCCTGGCCGGGCGCCGCGAGCTGATGGAGCGGGGCGGGCTGCGGCACTCCGGCGACCGGGTGTTCCTGCTGTCCACCACGCACGGTGCGGAAACGCACTCGCTGGCCGCGGCGATGGCCGTGCAGACCATCTACGCCGAGGAGGGCGTCACCGCGCGGCTGCACGCCCTCGGCGAGCGGTTGGCCGCCGGTGTCCGCGCCGCCGCGGCCGCCGAGGGGGTCGGCGACCACATCGTCGTCCGGGGCCGGGCCAGCAACCTGGTCTTCGCCACCCTCGACGAGCACCTCCGGCCGTCGCAGGAGTACCGCACCCTGTTCCTGCGCCGGCTCCTCGCGGGCGGGGTGCTGGCCCCGTCGTTCGTGGTGAGCAGCGCGCTCAGCGACGCCGACATCGATCACACGGTCGACGTGGTGGCCCAGGCGTGTGCGGTGTACCGGAGGGCGCTGGACGCCGCCGACCCCACCCCCTGGCTGGCCGGACGCCCGGTGAAGCCCGTGTTCCGCCGCCTGGCGTGAGGTGACGTCACAGACGCTCCGGCTGACCGGCCTCGGCCCTCCGCCCGGCCCTGCGCCCGGCCGTCCGGTCAGCCGCCCGGTCGACCAGCCACGCGGTCGCCGGGATCACCGCCAGCGCGGTGCACCAGCCGCCGAGGACGTCGGTCGGGTAGTGCGCGCCCAGGGCGACCTGGGCCCAGCCCATGGCGGCGCCCGCCACCAGCCCCGCGCCGAGCACGAGTGAGGTGCCGGCCGCCCTGCCGAGGCCGAGCCGGCCGGCCGCGAGCAGGGCCGTCACGAGGGCGAGCGCGGTGAGGAAGGCGGTGTGCCCGCTCGGGTAGGACAGGTTGTCGGGGCCGTGGATGGTACGTCCCACGAAGGACTTGAGCAGCGTCGCCGTCCCCACGGTCAGGGCGACGCCGGCGACGACGAGCACCGCCGCGCGGGGCCGCCGCAGCAGCAGGCAGACCGTCACGGCGGCCACGACCAGCATCACCGCTCCCCCGGGCTCGCCCAGGAAGTCCAGGCTCAGAGCGACGGACCGCCACGGCGGCCCCACACCGTCCACCGCCGCCACGATCGGAGCGTCCACCCCGCCGGGCTCGCTGTCACCGGCGAACACGACCCCGAGCACGAGGACCACCAGCGCGGCGAGGGCAGCGATCGGTCCGAGCCACCCGCGCAGCGCCGGGGGCAGCGCCGCAGGCGCCGGCCGGCCCGTCACACGTTCCCCATCCGCCAAGCCCCCCAGTAGACGACGGCCGCTCAGCCGGCCTCGCGAACCGGCTCGAGAATCGCGACCCACTCCACATGATGCGTCATGGATGCCGCCCACAGCGTCAAAGAGCGTCACAGCCGGCCAGAAAGACGCCTCTGGCGAGTCATACCGGCGAGGTCTTGCAACAACGCCTCGGCCACCAGTTCCTCGACCACGGCGGTACCGTACTCGGCCATGGCCTCGGCCAGCTCAAGGTCCCACGGCGCTTCGGTGATGCGCCCGGGGTGAGGACCGCGTGGGTTGTGGGCGACCGCGGCACGATAGTCCGCTGCCGTCATGCGCCAGGGGCGTGCCGACGTCTTGTCGAGGACATACGCGGCGATGCGGATCCCTTCGCCGTCGAAGTCGCCGTGGTAGCGCAGCGCCGCGCCCTGGTCCGCGAGCATGCGCAGGAGCTGGATCGCGGCGCTGTTGGGCCAGCCGGACGTACAGACGAGCGGCGGGCAGCGGGGACCGAAGCGGCGGAGGGCCAGTGCCAGGATGCTGGGGTTCTCCACGACGTGGACGACGGGTTCCGGGGCCTTGTGCAGGATGAACCCGCCCGGATACCGGACGTGGGCGAGGGTCAGACTGGCGGCCTGCCCGGCCTCCGCGCACGCCGTGGCCACCCGGGCGAGCAGGCCCTCACCGGCCGGGCGCAGTCCGCCGACGAGGACCGTGGCTGACAGCTCGTCGTCGGCGACACCCGCGCGGGTCCACAGGGCACGCCGTTCCGCGGCGGACTGCGGAGGGGCGGTGTCGTAGAGGGTCGCCAGGGCGCGCAGGACGAGTGCGGACAGGGGTGTGCCGTCGTCGAGTGCGTGTGCCTGGCCGCTCAGGACCCGGGCGGCGAAGACGGGCAGGGGTTCGGCCCGGCCGGGCAGTTCGGCGAGCACCTTGAGCGCGTCCGTCAGCAGCGTACGGGTGTGTTCCGCCGAGCCGGCGACCACGCCCGCTGCCCGGCAGGAGGCTGCCCAGTCGGAGAGCACCGGCTGGGCCCTGACCGTCTCGTGCTCGGCCAGCCAGGTCCACAGCCCGGCCCGCTCGTCCTGCTGGCGGCGCCGCTCGCCGGCTCTGTCACCGAGAGGGCCGACGAGCTCGGTGACGACTTCTCGTACGGTGCGGCCGGTGAGTTCGGTGACGGCCTCTTCCAAGCGGGTCAGGGCGATGCAGGGGCGTGCGTCCGGCAGGCGGTCGAGGCCGAGGAGGTCGGCGAGCGCCTCGCGCTGGGTGTCGTCGAGCGGTCCGAGGCGCACCCGTGTGACGGGGCGGCCGGAGGAGAGGCGGCTGTGGAGGGTGTCCCAGAGGGGGCGCAGTTCGGGGCGGCGCAGGGTGGCATCGCCCGGGGCCGGCTGTGTGGGCATCGCCGCTTCGGTGCTGGTCATCCCGCCTCCAGGTCGCGGCCGTTCCAGACGAAGCGGGCGCTGGTGACCGCGTCGTCGTCCCCGTCGGTGAGGAGTTGGTGGACGGCGATGCCGGGCAGTTCGCCGTAGGTGCACCATTCGTGGTCGGAGGTGACCATGAGGTCCAGGTCGAGTGCGGTGAGCAGGGCGAAGACCTGTCCGCGGTTGACCGTGTCGACACCGACGAAGACCTCGTCCAGCAGGATCGGCCGGGGTGCCAGGGGCACGGCCTCGTAGTGGGCGGCGACGGCGGCGAAGAGGGGCAGGTGCAGGGCGATGGCCTTCTCCCCGCCGGAGAGCGCGCCGTGCAGCTTCTTGGTCAGCGGCTGCCAGCCGGTCCCGTTCGCCCGGTCGAGGCGGACGGTGAAGCGGTGCCAGGCGGTGTAGTCGAGCACCTCACCGAGCTGTTCCTCCCAGCTCGCGGCCGTCTCGCCGGCCTTGGCCTCCTCGATACGGGCCCGGAAGAAGAGGTGCAGGGCCTCCCGGTCGCTCTCGGTGACCCGGCCGGGGTCCTTGAGCAGCAGCTGACGGGCGGTGCGGGTGCTGTCCGGAAGGTCCGGGCGGACGTCCCAGACGAGCTGGACGGCCACGTTGGAGGCGGTGCGGACCCGCTCCAGGTGCCCGTTCATGCGGTCGACGAGTTCACCGGCCTGGCGGATGCGGGCCGCGAGGTGGCGGCGGATGTCACCGGTGAGGATCTGGTCGAACAGGCGCCGCTCGGCCGCCGTGATGTCGTCCCGGCTGCGGTCGCGCTCCTGGGTGAGCGTGCTGAGCAGACCCGTCGCCCCCACCCGTACGCCGTCCAGGGTTGCGGTGAAGAGCTGGATGTCGTCGTCCGGTTCCAGGTCCAGGTCGGCGCGGGTGCCGAGGCGCTGACGGGCCTCGTGGACCGCTTCGGACAGGCGGGTCGCGGCGTCGCCCAGGTTGCGTGGGGCGTGCGGGAGGTCCGGCCACTTCGCCGCTGTGGCGCGGGCGGCCTCCAGGGTGGCCTTGGTGCCGTCCCCGGCGTCGAGTGCCGGTGTGATGCCGGCGTCCTCGGCCAGTCCGGCCAGGCAGAGGTGCCGGAAGCGGTGCGCCGCCGCGTCGCGGGTCGCGACGGCTTGTTCCCGTCGTTCGGCGTCCTGGCCGCTGGTGGCCCGCAGTTCTCCGACCTGTCCTTCCAGGCGCAGCAGGAGTTCGGCGGCCCCGCCGGCCTCCTGACGGCAGCGACGCAGCTCGTCGCGCGCCTCGGCGAGGCGCGCGACGATCTGCCGGTAGTCCGCGCCGACGGTGGCCTCCACTGCCTCCAGGCGCGCTGTCAGCCCCGCTGCCTCCGCTTCCGCGGCGGCCGCGTCCTCGGCGCGTTCCTCGGCGGTCCGGCGCGAGCGGTCCGCCTGCTCGGCCCTCTGGCGGGCCTGGTCGGCGGCGGCGGTCGCGGCGAGCCGGGCGTCCACCCAGCTTTCGGCGCTGTTCCGGAACCGGTCGATGGCGTCGCAGAGCGTGCGCAACCGGGCACGGTCGGTGGGCAGTCCGTGTTCGGCGGCCCGGCGGTCGAGCGCGCGCAGCGCCCCCGCCACCTCCCTTTCGCACCGCGCCAGACGTCCGGCGACGTCACGCACCGCGTCGTCCCGAGCCGCCACGGTGTCCTCCGCGCGGTCCCGGTCACGCCGCCGGGCGTCGAGTTCCCGGTGGTCGGGGCGGGCGGCGCGGTCGGCGTCCAGCCGGGAGCGGCGAGCGGCGAGGCCGTGCAACCGGTCGTCGAGTGCGGCGAGGGAGGCGTTCGTCTCGCCGATACGGTCGGTCAGTTCAGCGATCATGCGCTGCCGGGCGCGCTGACGTGCCAGGGCGCCGATGTGGGCCGGCTCCGGTTTGCTCCATGTCCCGGTGGCGAGCGCGAGACGCCAGGCGCCGTCGGCGGAGACGGCCGCGGGGTGCCCGCCCGGCAGGGTGGGCCCATAGGCGATGCCGGCGAGGACGCGGGTCACGGTGTCGGCCGGGACGGGGATGTCCTGCTCGGGCCTCAGCACCTCCAGCAGGCTGGGCCCCGGGGCGGCCTCGGCCAGGGCGGCCTCGGCGCGGGTGTCGTGACCCGGCAGCGTGAGGCCGTCGTAGGGACTGACCCAGGCATCCAGGAGACCCGACGCCTCCAGTGCGGCCTCCACCGCGGACTGGACGGGGAGCGGGACACCTTCGCGGAAGGCGACCACTCGCCACAGGGGTGCTCCCGCCGTCGCCGTACGGACGGCGGTGCGGGTGGGTGGGGGCACAGGCGGCAGATCGGTCTCACCGCTCAGCCGTCGTAGCTTCTCCTCCAGTCGGCTCCACTCGTCCCGCAGGCCCTGACGTGCGGCTCGGATGGTGGCCTCCGCCGCGGCGATCTCCTGTTCCAGCGGGCGCGCGGCGGCTTCGGTCAGCGCTGTCACCCCGGCCTCCGCCGCCGCCCCGGCAGCGAGGGCGTCGAGGTCGGTGATGCGCAGCTCCGCGCAGTCCTCGGCCCAGGCGAGCAGGCGCTCCACCTGGGCGGCGAGGGCGTCGTCCCAGGCGGCGGACGCCTCGTCCCGCCGGGTGATCGCCTCCGTGAGGCGGGTGCGGGCCTCGTCCAGCAGTTCCTCGGCGGCGCCCCGGTCGCGTACGGCGCGATCATGCTCGTCGATCGCCTCGGTGACGAGGGCGACCTGCTGCCGTCGGGCGGCGTCCGCGCCGCGCAGCAGCCGACGGGATTGTCGCGCGCCGTTCTCGGGATGTGCGTCGAGGACCGTCCTCACCTCGTGGTGGATGGACTCCAGCCCCGCTGCCCGAGCCGCCCTGTGTGCTTCCCCGGCGGCTTCGCGCGCATGCTCGCCGAGGGTGCGGGCCTGATCCGCCGCCTCGTCGGCGTGCCGTTGGTCCCCCTCCGACCGGGCCTGAGCGGCTTGGGCCGCGGCTCGCTGCCGTTCGGCGGTGGCCGCCGCGTCTTCGGTGCGGCGCCGGAGCCGGTCGAGTTCCTCGCCCTGCCGGTACGCGTCGCTCTCGCGCAGGCCCTCGATGGTCTCGTCCAGCGCATGCGAGCGCAGCTCCTGTTCCTCGCGCCGGGTCCGGGCCGACCGGCGTTCCGCCAGCGCCTGTTCGAGTTCCTCGGCACTCTGGCGGGCGACGCGGGTGAGGTTGTCCATCTCGGTCGTGGCCGAGATGAGCGCGGCGGAGTTCGCACGCAGGACCCTCCGCGCGTAGGCGCGCTGCCGGGACGCGACGGTCTCGGCGGCCGTCACCTCGTCGTCGAGCCGCTTGAGGTGTTCGCGCTGCCGGTCGAGCCGCTCGAAGCCCTCGGCGAGTTCGGCGATCTCCCCCTCGCCCAGCGGGGGCAGGGCACGGGACAGCAGGGTGGAGAGCAGGGACGGGTCGAGCCGCTCCGACAGTTTCGGCTGACGCAGCTGGAGCAGCGCCGACAGCAGCGACTCGTAGCGTTGCTCCCCCATCCCCGAGAAGAGTTCACGCCGTACGGCCGTGCGGTAGTCGGTGGCCGAGACGTGGACGTCGCCGCGGTCGCGCAGTGCTTCCGCGAGGGCGGCCCGGGTCAGTGGCTGTCCCGCCTCGTTGACGAGGAGCACACCCGCGGGGTCGGCGATTCTGGAGCCGGTGGTGAAGTAGTCGGCGTGCACCGCGCTGGTGTGCACGCTCGCCTGCAGGCGCGCCCCGCAGCCGAACCACCGCTCGGCGCCGTCGTCGCCGACACGGCGGAACTCCATCCACACGTATCCGACGCGGGTCTTGCCGGAGGCGCCCTCACCCAGCAGGTTCCAGTGCATGGTGCGTTCCGAACCGCCGAACGTGGACAGGCGGTTGGGGCGGAGGCTGGCGTCGAAGAGGAACGGCAGCAGAAGCTCCAGCGCCTTGGACTTGCCCGAACCGTTCTGGCCGCGCAGCAGCAGGCGGCCCTGGTGGAAGGTGAACGTCTCGTCGTAGTAGCGCCAGACGTTGAGGATGCCGGCGCGATGGGGCTGCCAGCGGCTGCCGGTGGCGTCCGCCGCTCGGGCGGCCCCTGCCACGGCCGGTTCGGTGGGCTCCGGCCGCCGGGGGAAGGGAAGCTCTGTCACGCTCACTGCTCGTCTCCTTCTGGGGCGACGCCTCCAGCAGCCGTGCCTGCGGCCTGGGGAGGGGTGGCGTCCCCTTCCGGTCCGGGCTCGTCGCCCCGGTCCGGGCTCGTCGTCTCCGTCAGGCGGTAGCGGTATGCGGCCGGGCACGCGACGACACGGCCCCCGGCCCGGCGGGCCAGGCCGACGTCACGCAGTACGCGTACGGCGTCGTCGGACAGCCGGGCCGCTCCGTCCTCGGACTGGTACGCCCTGGCCCACCGGGGGAAGCGCCGCAGCAGGTCCGCTCCGGCCTCGGCGAGCTGCTCGGGCAGCAGCCCGGCCGGCGTGGCGCACAGCGGCTCCAGGAGAAGCAGCGCGGCGACCCGGGCGGTCGACGTGTCGTCGGGGAAGCGGACGTCGGTGGCCAGCCCGTCCGGGTCCACGAGCAGGTAGCCCTCGGCTCGTTCCTCCAGCAGGAAACCGGCCTGTTCGACCGAGCGGCGCAGGATCTGGCGTCCGGTCAGGGAGGTGACGTACGCCAGTTCGTCGTCGGTGAGATCCGTCCGGTACAGCACGGGGTCGTCGAAGAGGCGGCGCAGCACCGAGTGGCGCAGCCTCAGGTTGCGTTGCGCGTCCGTGGCGGCCCGCTCGCCGTGCGCCTCGTCCGCCGTGCCGTCGGCGACCGCGCCGCCGTAGCGGCGCTCGCGCACCAGACCGGTGAGGAGTTCCCCGAACCGCGCGGGCACCTCGTCCGGGGGTACGGCGAGCCGGGAGGCGCCGACGGGCGCGGCGGGCAGCCGCATCAGCAGCGTGGTGTCCACCCGGTAGAGGACCTTCGCCTCGGCGGACTCGACGTACGCCTCGGTGGTCCCGTCGACCGCGCGCAGCACGTCGTAGGACTCCAGCAGTTTCAGGACGTCGACGAACGCCATCCGCTCCGGCTTGTGCACCG
It includes:
- a CDS encoding phosphatase PAP2 family protein, whose product is MTGRPAPAALPPALRGWLGPIAALAALVVLVLGVVFAGDSEPGGVDAPIVAAVDGVGPPWRSVALSLDFLGEPGGAVMLVVAAVTVCLLLRRPRAAVLVVAGVALTVGTATLLKSFVGRTIHGPDNLSYPSGHTAFLTALALVTALLAAGRLGLGRAAGTSLVLGAGLVAGAAMGWAQVALGAHYPTDVLGGWCTALAVIPATAWLVDRAADRTAGRRAGRRAEAGQPERL
- a CDS encoding glycosyltransferase family 2 protein — its product is MTAHPRLSIGLPVYNGEEYLAESLDALLGQTYEDFELVVSDNASTDGTEDICRKYAAQDARIRYIRLPRNVGATPNHNYVFTQCRGELFKWASHDDLYARDLLRRCVEALDERPDVVLAHSGQAVIDGDGQVKVPYEYGLATDSPHAPERFRSLLFEPGGDDFYGVMRADMLRRVRPLDSYHHADRTFVAEIVLQGPFHQVPELLYFRRDHPTRAERANPSKRSRCVNLDPRRAGLLHPTPRLLAEYVWGFVSAIRRAPLSSADRRACFNHLAAWMTSRARPGTGERVEDRAPVDPDRITVSVDALVAGREGSQA
- the rfbC gene encoding dTDP-4-dehydrorhamnose 3,5-epimerase, translating into MKATEVPEIAGAYLFEPTPYADERGFFCRTFDADVVRSVGLDPHAFVQDSVSRSVRGVLRGLHLRSGAGEAKLVRCSYGQIFDVVVDLRPDSPTYLGRAIFELSGETQKTVYIPAGCAHGFQALTEIADTSYRIDRQHDPTEDVTIAFDDPELAIPWPLPVTSMSQRDREAPSLAEVLKRKKG
- a CDS encoding polysaccharide pyruvyl transferase family protein; this translates as MTSAHRTPVRVGLFGLLGAGNFGNDGQLESMLTYLRTEQPEAVVDALCSGPEVVAARYGIPTTRMNWYRGEYRTASRPGAIAAKGLGKLVDAVRTVAWVRRHDVVIVPGAGVLEATLPLRPWGFPYALFLLCASGRLVGTPVALVGVGADTIGHRATRTLVRWSARLAAYRSFRDAGSRDAMRAMGVDTARDGVFRDLAFGLPTPRASEPSNPPGSVCVGVMAYHGSNDDRARAEEIHRRYLDGTTRFVRALAEEGRPVRLLTGDELDEPVVAAILDAVDSPLVTTAEAASLDDVMKEVAAADTVVATRFHNLVCALKAGTPTLAVGYSAKSGALMEQMGLAAYCHPAQEVDADRLLEQFRELEKHSADLRRTLAERNQVAARQIEAQFTELTAALFPATGHAGARARQEAP
- a CDS encoding glutamate-1-semialdehyde 2,1-aminomutase gives rise to the protein MTTEHTEETTELLLPRSRAANERLHALVPGGSHTYAKGDDQYPEDLAPVISHGRGAHVWDLDGNRYIEYGSGLRSVSLGHAHPRVVEAVRRELDRGSNFVRPSVVEVEAAERFLATVPTAEMVKFAKNGSDATTAAVRLARAATGRPRVALCADHPFFSTDDWFIGTTPMSAGIPAATTELITAFPYGDLAATEKLLIRYQDEVACLILEPATQAEPPPGYLAGLRELADRHGCVLIFDEMITGFRWSEAGAQGLYGVVPDLSTFGKALGNGFAVSALAGRRELMERGGLRHSGDRVFLLSTTHGAETHSLAAAMAVQTIYAEEGVTARLHALGERLAAGVRAAAAAEGVGDHIVVRGRASNLVFATLDEHLRPSQEYRTLFLRRLLAGGVLAPSFVVSSALSDADIDHTVDVVAQACAVYRRALDAADPTPWLAGRPVKPVFRRLA
- a CDS encoding DUF4910 domain-containing protein — protein: MAPVTTQGEGGAGDEMYALVERLYPLCRSITGDGVRATLDIVGEYIPLQVHEVPTGTQVLDWTVPQEWNIRDAYIAGPDGNRVVDFAASSLHVLGYSVPVAATMPLTELREHLHTLPDHPSWVPYRTSYYKPDWGFCLAQETLDAMPDGEYEVCVDSTLADGHLTYAEHVVPGRVPDEVIVSCHVCHPSLANDNMAGVAVATFLARELARQTPYYTYRFIFAPGTIGAITWLARNAERVERVKHGLVLACAGDPGSLTYKQSRRGDAEIDRVLRHVLAASERPHRVTEFTPYGYDERQFCSPGFNLGVGSLTRTPYAGYPEYHTSADDLDFVSPEAMADTLAVCREAFTVLDRNRRYLNLSPYGEPQLGRRGLYDALGGRSDTKQAQMAMLWVLNLSDGEHSLLDVAERSGLPFDTVAAAADALHGAGLIKA